Proteins from a single region of Dasypus novemcinctus isolate mDasNov1 chromosome 16, mDasNov1.1.hap2, whole genome shotgun sequence:
- the LOC101420270 gene encoding olfactory receptor 2L13: MEKSNQTSNNFILLGLFPQNKTGLLLLTLIIVIFFLASMGNSAMIHLIRLDPRLHTPMYFLLSQLSLMDLMYISSTVPKMAFNFLSGQKGISFLGCGVQSFFFLTMACSEGLLLASMAYDRYVAICHPLHYPIRMSKRMCVQMIIGSWILGSINSLAHTTYALHIPYCQSRAIDHFFCDVPAMLLLACMDTWVYEYMVFVSTSLFLLLPFLGITASYGRVLFAVYHMRSKEGRKKAFTTCSTHLTVVTFYYAPFVYTYLRPRKLRSPSEDKILAVFYTIVTPMLNPIIYSLRNKEVLGAMKRVVQKSIKI, encoded by the exons ATGGAGAAATCTAATCAAACTTCAAACAACTTCATTTTGTTGGGTTTGTTTCCCCAAAACAAAACTGGCCTTCTTCTCTTGACCCTGATCATTGTCATATTCTTTCTTGCCTCAATGGGTAACTCAGCCATGATTCACCTCATACGTTTGGATCCCCGTCTCCACACACCTATGTACTTTCTACTAAGCCAGCTCTCTCTCATGGACCTGATGTACATTTCCAGTACTGTCCCCAAGATGGCGTTCAACTTCCTTTCTGGTCAGAAAGGCATCTCTTTCCTGGGATGTGGCGTGCaaagtttctttttcttgacaATGGCATGTTCTGAAGGTTTACTgctggcctccatggcttacgATCGTtacgtggccatctgtcacccccttcATTATCCCATTCGTATGAGTAAAAGGATGTGTGTCCAGATGATCATAGGATCTTGGATCTTGGGGTCCATCAACTCCTTGGCACACACAACCTATGCCCTCCACATCCCTTACTGCCAGTCCAGGGCCATTGatcactttttttgtgatgtccCAGCCATGTTGCTTCTTGCATGTATGGACACTTGGGTCTATGAGTACATGGTTTTTGTGAGCACaagcctcttcctcctccttcctttccttggcATCACTGCTTCCTATGGCCGGGTCCTTTTTGCTGTCTACCACATGCGCtcaaaagagggaaggaaaaaggctTTCACCACCTGTTCAACACATTTAACTGTAGTGACCTTTTACTATGCTCCCTTTGTCTACACTTATCTTCGACCCAGGAAGCTTCGCTCACCTTCCGAAGATAAGATTTTGGCAGTCTTCTACACCATCGTCACCCCCATGCTCAATCCCATTATCTACAGCCTGAGGAATAAGGAAGTGCTGGGTGCCATGAAAAGAGT agtacaaaaatccattaaaatatga